A single Streptomyces sannanensis DNA region contains:
- the nusG gene encoding transcription termination/antitermination protein NusG, translated as MSDPNLNDANESAESIEDQLGIVEAADEDQAEAADAAAGEAAEEAAIHVEDEGAQDVEDLEAEESLEEDAEAAEAAEETEAAAPVDPVEALRQELRGLPGEWYVIHTYAGYEKRVKANLEQRAVSLNVEDFIYQAEVPEEEIVQIKNGERKNVKQNKLPGYVLVRMDLTNESWGVVRNTPGVTGFVGNAYDPYPLTLDEIVKMLAPEAEAKAAREAAEAEGRPAPARKLEVQVLDFEVGDSVTVTDGPFATLQATINEINADSKKVKGLVEIFGRETPVELSFDQIQKN; from the coding sequence GTGTCTGACCCGAACCTGAACGACGCCAACGAGTCGGCCGAGTCCATCGAGGACCAGCTCGGCATCGTGGAGGCGGCCGACGAGGACCAGGCCGAAGCTGCTGACGCCGCCGCCGGCGAGGCCGCCGAAGAGGCCGCGATCCACGTCGAGGACGAGGGCGCCCAGGACGTGGAGGACCTCGAGGCCGAGGAGTCCCTCGAAGAGGACGCCGAGGCTGCCGAGGCTGCCGAGGAGACCGAGGCCGCCGCTCCCGTCGACCCGGTCGAGGCGCTGCGCCAGGAGCTGCGCGGTCTGCCCGGCGAGTGGTACGTGATCCACACCTACGCGGGCTACGAGAAGCGCGTGAAGGCCAACCTGGAGCAGCGTGCCGTCTCGCTGAACGTCGAGGACTTCATCTACCAGGCCGAGGTGCCCGAGGAAGAGATCGTCCAGATCAAGAACGGCGAGCGCAAGAACGTCAAGCAGAACAAGCTGCCCGGCTATGTGCTCGTCCGTATGGATCTGACGAACGAGTCCTGGGGTGTTGTCCGCAACACGCCCGGCGTCACCGGCTTCGTGGGCAACGCCTACGACCCGTACCCGCTGACCCTGGACGAGATCGTCAAGATGCTCGCCCCGGAGGCCGAGGCCAAGGCCGCCCGCGAGGCCGCCGAGGCCGAGGGCAGGCCGGCGCCGGCCCGCAAGCTCGAGGTCCAGGTGCTGGACTTCGAGGTGGGCGACTCGGTCACCGTCACGGACGGCCCGTTCGCCACGCTCCAGGCCACGATCAACGAGATCAACGCCGACTCGAAGAAGGTCAAGGGCCTCGTCGAGATCTTCGGCCGCGAGACTCCGGTCGAGCTGAGCTTCGACCAGATCCAGAAGAACTGA
- the rplK gene encoding 50S ribosomal protein L11: MPPKKKKVTGLIKLQINAGAANPAPPVGPALGQHGVNIMEFCKAYNAATESQRGWVIPVEITVYEDRSFTFITKTPPAAKMILKAAGVEKGSGEPHKTKVAKLTRDQVREIATTKMPDLNANDLDAAEKIIAGTARSMGITVEG, translated from the coding sequence ATGCCTCCCAAGAAGAAGAAGGTCACGGGGCTTATCAAGCTCCAGATCAACGCCGGTGCGGCGAACCCGGCTCCGCCGGTCGGCCCCGCGCTGGGTCAGCACGGCGTCAACATCATGGAGTTCTGCAAGGCCTACAACGCCGCGACCGAGTCGCAGCGTGGCTGGGTGATCCCGGTGGAGATCACGGTCTACGAGGACCGCTCCTTCACCTTCATCACCAAGACTCCGCCGGCCGCGAAGATGATCCTCAAGGCCGCGGGTGTGGAGAAGGGCTCCGGCGAGCCGCACAAGACCAAGGTCGCGAAGCTTACGCGTGACCAGGTCCGCGAGATCGCCACCACCAAGATGCCCGACCTGAACGCGAACGACCTGGACGCCGCCGAGAAGATCATCGCCGGTACCGCTCGTTCCATGGGCATCACGGTCGAGGGCTGA
- the rplL gene encoding 50S ribosomal protein L7/L12, with product MAKLSQEDLLAQFEEMTLIELSEFVKAFEEKFDVTAAAAAPVMMAGPGAPAAEAAEEKDEFDVILTGAGDKKIQVIKVVRELTSLGLKEAKDLVDGTPKPVLEKVNKEAAEKAAESLKAAGAAVEVK from the coding sequence ATGGCGAAGCTCTCTCAGGAAGACCTGCTCGCTCAGTTCGAGGAGATGACCCTCATCGAGCTCTCCGAGTTCGTGAAGGCTTTCGAGGAGAAGTTCGACGTCACCGCCGCCGCTGCCGCCCCGGTCATGATGGCCGGCCCGGGCGCCCCGGCTGCCGAGGCTGCTGAGGAGAAGGACGAGTTCGACGTCATCCTCACCGGCGCCGGCGACAAGAAGATCCAGGTCATCAAGGTCGTGCGTGAGCTGACCTCCCTGGGCCTGAAGGAGGCCAAGGACCTCGTCGACGGCACCCCGAAGCCGGTCCTCGAGAAGGTCAACAAGGAGGCCGCCGAGAAGGCCGCCGAGTCCCTCAAGGCTGCCGGTGCGGCCGTCGAGGTCAAGTGA
- the secE gene encoding preprotein translocase subunit SecE, with product MTDAVGSIDMPDAQDEAAESKKPRKGGKRGKKGPLGRLATFYRQIIAELRKVVWPTRSQLSTYTTVVIVFVVVMIGIVTVIDYGFQEAVKYVFG from the coding sequence GTGACGGACGCCGTGGGCTCCATCGACATGCCTGATGCCCAGGATGAGGCAGCGGAGTCCAAGAAGCCGCGCAAGGGCGGCAAGCGCGGCAAGAAGGGCCCTCTGGGCCGCCTCGCGACCTTCTACCGCCAGATCATCGCCGAGCTGCGCAAGGTCGTCTGGCCGACGCGCAGCCAGCTGTCGACATACACCACCGTGGTGATCGTCTTCGTGGTCGTCATGATCGGCATCGTGACCGTGATTGACTATGGCTTCCAGGAAGCCGTCAAGTACGTCTTCGGCTGA
- the rplA gene encoding 50S ribosomal protein L1: protein MKRSKTLRAADAKIDRERLYAPLEAVRLAKETSATKFDGTVEVAFRLGVDPRKADQMVRGTVNLPHGTGKTARVLVFATGDRAEAARAAGADIVGADELIDEVAKGRLDFDSVVATPDLMGKVGRLGRVLGPRGLMPNPKTGTVTMDVTKAVTDIKGGKIEFRVDKHSNLHFIIGKVSFDDTKLVENYGAALEEILRLKPSAAKGRYIKKAAITTTMGPGIPVDPNRTRNLLVEEDPAAV from the coding sequence GTGAAGCGCAGCAAGACTCTCCGCGCTGCGGACGCCAAGATCGACCGGGAGCGTCTGTACGCCCCCCTCGAGGCCGTCCGTCTTGCCAAGGAGACCTCCGCGACCAAGTTCGACGGCACCGTCGAGGTCGCCTTCCGCCTGGGTGTCGACCCGCGCAAGGCCGACCAGATGGTCCGTGGCACCGTGAACCTCCCGCACGGCACCGGTAAGACCGCCCGGGTCCTGGTCTTCGCGACCGGCGACCGTGCCGAGGCCGCGCGTGCCGCGGGCGCCGACATCGTCGGCGCCGACGAGCTGATCGACGAGGTCGCGAAGGGCCGTCTGGACTTCGACTCGGTCGTCGCCACCCCGGACCTCATGGGCAAGGTCGGCCGCCTCGGCCGTGTGCTCGGTCCCCGTGGCCTGATGCCGAACCCGAAGACCGGCACCGTGACGATGGACGTCACCAAGGCCGTCACCGACATCAAGGGCGGCAAGATCGAGTTCCGCGTCGACAAGCACTCGAACCTGCACTTCATCATCGGCAAGGTGTCCTTCGACGACACCAAGCTGGTGGAGAACTACGGCGCCGCGCTGGAGGAGATCCTCCGTCTGAAGCCGTCCGCCGCGAAGGGCCGGTACATCAAGAAGGCCGCCATCACCACCACGATGGGCCCCGGCATTCCGGTCGACCCGAACCGCACCCGCAACCTCCTCGTCGAGGAGGACCCGGCCGCCGTCTGA
- a CDS encoding pyridoxal phosphate-dependent aminotransferase: MSAATPPTERRVSARIGAISESATLAVDAKAKALKAAGRPVIGFGAGEPDFPTPGYIVDAAIEACKNPKYHRYTPAGGLPELKEAIAAKTLRDSGYEVDASQILVTNGGKQAIYEAFAAILDPGDEVIVPAPYWTTYPESIRLAGGVPVEVVADETTGYRVSVEQLEAARTERTKVLLFVSPSNPTGAVYPREQVEEIGRWAAEHGLWVLTDEIYEHLVYGDAEFSSLPVVVPELRDKCIVVNGVAKTYAMTGWRVGWVIGPKDIVKAATNLQSHATSNVSNVAQVAAIAAVSGDLSAVDEMKVAFDRRRRTIVRMLNEIDGVLCPEPEGAFYAYPSVKGLLGKEIRGKRPATSVELAALILDEAEVAVVPGEAFGTPGYLRLSYALGDEDLVEGVSRIQKLLAEARG; encoded by the coding sequence ATGAGCGCTGCAACTCCTCCCACCGAGCGCCGGGTCTCCGCCCGTATCGGCGCGATCTCCGAGTCCGCGACCCTCGCTGTCGACGCCAAGGCCAAGGCCCTCAAGGCCGCCGGGCGTCCGGTGATCGGCTTCGGCGCCGGCGAGCCCGACTTCCCGACTCCCGGCTACATCGTCGACGCCGCGATCGAGGCCTGCAAGAACCCGAAGTACCACCGCTACACCCCGGCCGGCGGCCTGCCCGAGCTGAAGGAGGCGATCGCGGCCAAGACGCTGCGCGACTCCGGCTACGAGGTCGACGCCTCGCAGATCCTGGTCACCAACGGCGGCAAGCAGGCCATCTACGAGGCCTTCGCCGCGATCCTCGACCCGGGCGACGAGGTCATCGTCCCCGCGCCCTACTGGACCACCTACCCCGAGTCGATCCGGCTCGCGGGCGGTGTCCCGGTCGAGGTCGTCGCCGACGAGACCACCGGCTACCGGGTCTCGGTGGAGCAGCTGGAGGCGGCGCGCACGGAGCGCACGAAGGTGCTGCTCTTCGTCTCCCCGTCCAACCCCACCGGCGCCGTCTACCCCCGTGAGCAGGTCGAGGAGATCGGCCGCTGGGCCGCCGAGCACGGCCTGTGGGTGCTGACGGACGAGATCTACGAGCACCTGGTCTACGGCGACGCCGAGTTCTCGTCGCTCCCGGTCGTCGTGCCGGAGCTGCGCGACAAGTGCATCGTCGTCAACGGTGTCGCCAAGACGTACGCGATGACCGGCTGGCGTGTCGGGTGGGTCATCGGCCCGAAGGACATCGTCAAGGCCGCGACCAACCTCCAGTCGCACGCCACGTCCAACGTGTCGAACGTCGCCCAGGTCGCGGCCATCGCCGCCGTCTCCGGTGACCTGTCGGCCGTGGACGAGATGAAGGTCGCCTTCGACCGCCGCCGTCGCACGATCGTCCGGATGCTCAACGAGATCGACGGCGTGCTGTGCCCGGAGCCGGAGGGCGCCTTCTACGCGTACCCGTCCGTCAAGGGCCTGCTCGGCAAGGAGATCCGCGGCAAGCGCCCGGCCACCTCGGTCGAACTCGCCGCGCTGATCCTGGACGAGGCCGAGGTCGCGGTCGTCCCGGGCGAGGCCTTCGGCACGCCGGGCTACCTGCGGCTGTCCTACGCCCTGGGCGACGAGGACCTGGTCGAGGGCGTCTCGCGGATCCAGAAGCTGCTGGCCGAAGCCCGCGGCTGA
- the rpoB gene encoding DNA-directed RNA polymerase subunit beta, producing the protein MAASRNASTANTNNGASTAPLRISFAKIKEPLEVPNLLALQTESFDWLLGNAAWKARVETALENGQDVPTKSGLEEIFEEISPIEDFSGSMSLTFRDHRFEPPKNSIDECKERDFTFAAPLFVTAEFTNNETGEIKSQTVFMGDFPLMTHKGTFVINGTERVVVSQLVRSPGVYFDTSIDKTSDKDIYSAKVIPSRGAWLEMEIDKRDTVGVRIDRKRKQSVTVLLKALGYTTEQILEEFGEYESMRTTLEKDHTQGQDDALLDIYRKLRPGEPPTREAAQTLLENLYFNPKRYDLAQVGRYKVNKKLGGNQPLDAGVLTVEDILATIKYLVRLHAGETETVAENGQTIVVETDDIDHFGNRRLRNVGELIQNQVRTGLARMERVVRERMTTQDVEAITPQTLINIRPVVASIKEFFGTSQLSQFMDQNNPLSGLTHKRRLSALGPGGLSRERAGLDVRDVHPSHYGRMCPIETPEGPNIGLIGSLASYGRVNVFGFIETPYRKVVDGRVTEEVEYLTADEEDRFLIAQANAPLTEESTFAEARVLVRRRGGEVDIVASDEVDYMDVSPRQMVSAATAMIPFLEHDDANRALMGANMMRQAVPLITAEAPLVGTGMEYRAAVDAGDVIKAEKDGVVQEVSADYITVANDDGTYITYRVAKFFRSNQGTSVNQKVIVSEGDRVIEGQVLGDGPATQNGEMALGKNLLVAFMPWEGHNYEDAIILSQRLVQDDVLSSIHIEEHEVDARDTKLGPEEITRDIPNVSEEVLADLDERGIIRIGAEVVAGDILVGKVTPKGETELTPEERLLRAIFGEKAREVRDTSLKVPHGETGKVIGVRVFDREEGDELPPGVNQLVRVYVAQKRKITDGDKLAGRHGNKGVISKILPIEDMPFLEDGTPVDIILNPLGVPSRMNPGQVLEIHLGWLASQGWDVSGLGEEWAKRLQTIGADQVEPRTNVATPVFDGAREDELAGLLENTLPNRDGDRLVLPSGKARLFDGRSGEPFPDPISVGYMYILKLHHLVDDKLHARSTGPYSMITQQPLGGKAQFGGQRFGEMEVWALEAYGAAYALQELLTIKSDDVTGRVKVYEAIVKGENIPEPGIPESFKVLIKEMQSLCLNVEVLSSDGMSIEMRDTDEDVFRAAEELGIDLSRREPSSVEEV; encoded by the coding sequence TTGGCCGCCTCGCGCAACGCCTCGACTGCCAATACGAACAACGGCGCCAGCACTGCCCCGCTGCGCATCTCTTTTGCAAAGATCAAGGAGCCCCTCGAGGTTCCGAACCTCCTTGCGCTGCAAACCGAGAGCTTCGACTGGCTGCTCGGCAATGCCGCTTGGAAGGCTCGCGTCGAGACGGCTCTCGAGAACGGACAGGACGTCCCCACGAAGTCGGGTCTGGAGGAGATCTTCGAGGAGATCTCCCCGATCGAGGACTTCTCCGGGTCGATGTCGCTGACCTTCCGGGACCACCGCTTCGAGCCTCCGAAGAACTCCATCGACGAGTGCAAGGAGCGCGACTTCACCTTCGCCGCGCCGCTGTTCGTCACTGCCGAGTTCACCAACAACGAGACCGGTGAGATCAAGTCCCAGACGGTCTTCATGGGCGACTTCCCGCTCATGACGCACAAGGGCACCTTCGTCATCAACGGCACCGAGCGTGTCGTGGTGTCGCAGCTGGTCCGCTCGCCGGGTGTGTACTTCGACACCTCGATCGACAAGACGTCCGACAAGGACATCTACTCCGCGAAGGTCATCCCGTCCCGGGGTGCCTGGCTGGAGATGGAGATCGACAAGCGTGACACCGTCGGTGTCCGCATCGACCGGAAGCGCAAGCAGTCCGTCACCGTCCTCCTGAAGGCGCTCGGCTACACCACCGAGCAGATCCTCGAGGAGTTCGGCGAGTACGAGTCCATGCGTACGACCCTGGAGAAGGACCACACCCAGGGCCAGGACGACGCGCTGCTCGACATCTACCGCAAGCTGCGCCCGGGCGAGCCCCCGACGCGTGAGGCCGCGCAGACGCTGCTCGAGAACCTCTACTTCAACCCGAAGCGCTACGACCTCGCGCAGGTCGGCCGCTACAAGGTGAACAAGAAGCTCGGTGGCAACCAGCCGCTCGACGCCGGTGTCCTGACCGTCGAGGACATCCTCGCGACGATCAAGTACCTGGTGAGGCTGCACGCCGGCGAGACCGAGACGGTCGCCGAGAACGGCCAGACGATCGTCGTCGAGACCGACGACATCGACCACTTCGGCAACCGCCGCCTGCGCAACGTGGGCGAGCTCATCCAGAACCAGGTCCGCACGGGTCTGGCGCGGATGGAGCGCGTCGTGCGCGAGCGCATGACCACCCAGGACGTCGAGGCGATCACGCCGCAGACCCTGATCAACATCCGGCCGGTCGTCGCCTCCATCAAGGAGTTCTTCGGCACCAGCCAGCTGTCCCAGTTCATGGACCAGAACAACCCGCTGTCGGGTCTCACCCACAAGCGCCGTCTGTCGGCGCTGGGCCCGGGTGGTCTGTCCCGTGAGCGGGCGGGTCTGGACGTCCGTGACGTGCACCCCTCGCACTACGGCCGCATGTGTCCGATCGAGACGCCGGAAGGCCCGAACATCGGTCTGATCGGCTCGCTCGCCTCGTACGGCCGGGTCAACGTCTTCGGCTTCATCGAGACGCCGTACCGCAAGGTCGTCGACGGCCGCGTCACGGAAGAGGTCGAGTACCTCACCGCCGACGAGGAGGACCGCTTCCTCATCGCCCAGGCGAACGCTCCCCTGACCGAGGAGAGCACCTTCGCCGAGGCGCGTGTGCTGGTCCGCCGTCGTGGTGGCGAGGTCGACATCGTCGCCTCCGACGAGGTGGACTACATGGACGTCTCCCCGCGCCAGATGGTGTCCGCGGCGACCGCCATGATCCCGTTCCTCGAGCACGACGACGCCAACCGTGCCCTCATGGGCGCGAACATGATGCGTCAGGCCGTGCCGCTGATCACGGCCGAGGCGCCGCTGGTCGGTACGGGCATGGAGTACCGCGCCGCTGTCGACGCCGGTGACGTCATCAAGGCCGAGAAGGACGGTGTGGTCCAGGAGGTCTCCGCCGACTACATCACCGTGGCCAACGACGACGGCACGTACATCACGTACCGCGTGGCCAAGTTCTTCCGCTCGAACCAGGGCACCTCGGTCAACCAGAAGGTCATCGTCTCCGAGGGCGACCGCGTCATCGAGGGCCAGGTCCTCGGCGACGGTCCGGCCACCCAGAACGGTGAGATGGCGCTGGGCAAGAACCTGCTCGTGGCGTTCATGCCGTGGGAGGGTCACAACTACGAGGACGCGATCATCCTGTCGCAGCGCCTCGTGCAGGACGACGTCCTCTCCTCGATCCACATCGAGGAGCACGAGGTCGACGCCCGTGACACCAAGCTCGGCCCCGAGGAGATCACCCGGGACATCCCGAACGTCTCCGAGGAGGTCCTCGCCGACCTCGACGAGCGCGGCATCATCCGTATCGGTGCCGAGGTCGTCGCCGGCGACATCCTGGTCGGCAAGGTCACCCCGAAGGGTGAGACCGAGCTGACCCCGGAGGAGCGCCTGCTCCGCGCGATCTTCGGTGAGAAGGCCCGCGAGGTCCGTGACACCTCGCTGAAGGTGCCGCACGGCGAGACCGGCAAGGTCATCGGCGTCCGCGTCTTCGACCGCGAGGAGGGCGACGAGCTTCCTCCGGGCGTGAACCAGCTGGTCCGCGTCTACGTCGCCCAGAAGCGCAAGATCACCGACGGTGACAAGCTCGCCGGCCGTCACGGCAACAAGGGTGTCATCTCCAAGATCCTCCCGATCGAGGACATGCCGTTCCTCGAGGACGGCACCCCGGTCGACATCATCCTCAACCCGCTGGGTGTCCCGTCCCGAATGAACCCGGGACAGGTCCTGGAGATCCACCTCGGCTGGCTCGCCAGCCAGGGCTGGGACGTCTCCGGCCTCGGCGAGGAGTGGGCGAAGCGACTGCAGACCATCGGCGCCGACCAGGTCGAGCCGCGGACGAACGTTGCCACCCCGGTCTTCGACGGCGCCCGCGAGGACGAGCTGGCCGGCCTGCTGGAGAACACCCTGCCGAACCGCGACGGCGACCGTCTGGTCCTCCCGTCCGGCAAGGCCCGGCTGTTCGACGGCCGCTCCGGTGAGCCGTTCCCGGACCCGATCTCGGTCGGGTACATGTACATCCTCAAGCTCCACCACCTGGTCGACGACAAGCTGCACGCCCGGTCGACCGGTCCGTACTCGATGATCACCCAGCAGCCGCTGGGTGGTAAGGCCCAGTTCGGTGGCCAGCGCTTCGGTGAGATGGAGGTGTGGGCGCTGGAGGCTTACGGCGCCGCGTACGCCCTCCAGGAGCTGCTGACCATCAAGTCCGACGACGTGACCGGCCGCGTGAAGGTCTACGAGGCCATCGTCAAGGGCGAGAACATCCCGGAGCCCGGCATCCCCGAGTCCTTCAAGGTGCTCATCAAGGAGATGCAGTCCCTGTGCCTCAACGTGGAGGTGCTGTCCTCGGACGGCATGTCCATCGAGATGCGCGACACCGACGAGGACGTCTTCCGCGCGGCGGAGGAGCTCGGTATCGACCTGTCCCGGCGCGAGCCGAGCAGCGTCGAAGAGGTCTGA
- the rplJ gene encoding 50S ribosomal protein L10, with amino-acid sequence MARPDKAAAVAEIAEQFRSSNAAVLTEYRGLTVAQLKTLRRSLGENAQYAVVKNTLTKIAANEAGITALDEHFAGPTAVAFITGDPVESAKSLRDFAKDNPNLIIKAGVLEGKALSADEIKKLADLESREVLLSKLAGAFKGKQSQAASLFQALPSKFVRTAEALRVKLAEQGGAE; translated from the coding sequence ATGGCAAGGCCCGACAAGGCTGCCGCGGTAGCCGAGATTGCGGAGCAGTTCCGCAGCTCGAACGCCGCTGTGCTGACCGAGTACCGGGGTCTCACCGTCGCGCAGCTGAAGACGCTGCGTCGTTCGCTCGGTGAGAACGCCCAGTACGCCGTGGTGAAGAACACGCTGACCAAGATTGCGGCCAACGAGGCCGGGATCACCGCACTGGACGAGCACTTCGCTGGTCCGACCGCGGTCGCCTTCATCACCGGAGACCCGGTGGAGTCGGCGAAGAGCCTGCGTGACTTCGCCAAGGACAACCCGAATCTCATCATCAAGGCCGGTGTCCTTGAGGGCAAGGCGCTCTCCGCCGATGAGATCAAGAAGCTTGCGGACCTCGAGTCCCGCGAGGTTCTGCTCAGCAAGCTGGCCGGCGCGTTCAAGGGCAAGCAGTCCCAGGCTGCCTCGCTCTTCCAGGCGCTGCCGTCGAAGTTCGTCCGCACCGCGGAAGCGCTTCGCGTCAAGCTCGCCGAGCAGGGCGGTGCCGAGTAA